One genomic region from Clostridium saccharobutylicum DSM 13864 encodes:
- a CDS encoding GNAT family N-acetyltransferase, with the protein MKDIEKFIEVYGDFKMRKLTEDDLEQFNGLLRYAFQITMEDLLHTGWTENQIMQAKMPILKNGYVIGWFYHDKLASMIVVYSMKVNIHDNICKMGGVTGVATYPEYTGKGLIHSLIKHAIMHMYQEGQSISFLYPYSIPLYRKHGWEIISDKITFTIKDTQLPKKEPVEGMMERVDLECEDLLNVHDYFSMQRHGAMIRDKLAWDEYWRWDSDDIIAAVYYNKNHKPLGYLIYYIRNDIFYIKELIYLNTEAHHGIWNYISAHYSMVKEVKGNNYSGEPMAFLFEDSEIVEKIEPYFMARIIDVQEFILRYPFLVKLQKLNLNFKINDSIAKWNNGVFNVYWNGEETICQKTNDIRAANLVEMDIQTFTTMLMGYKRPTFLYECGRIQTEYYMLRILEQLIPVEKPYFSDYF; encoded by the coding sequence GTGAAAGATATAGAAAAATTTATTGAAGTATATGGCGATTTTAAAATGCGGAAATTAACAGAAGATGATTTAGAACAATTTAATGGACTTTTGAGATATGCTTTTCAAATAACAATGGAAGATCTTTTGCATACTGGTTGGACAGAGAATCAAATTATGCAAGCAAAAATGCCTATTCTTAAAAATGGTTATGTAATAGGGTGGTTCTATCATGATAAATTAGCTTCAATGATTGTAGTTTACTCTATGAAAGTGAACATTCATGATAATATTTGTAAGATGGGTGGAGTTACAGGAGTTGCTACTTATCCTGAGTATACAGGTAAAGGATTAATTCATTCATTGATTAAACACGCTATCATGCATATGTATCAAGAAGGACAATCTATTTCTTTTTTATATCCGTATTCAATTCCTCTTTATAGAAAACATGGCTGGGAAATCATTTCTGATAAGATTACTTTTACAATAAAAGATACTCAGCTTCCTAAAAAAGAGCCAGTAGAAGGTATGATGGAACGTGTAGATTTAGAATGTGAAGATCTTTTAAATGTACATGATTATTTTTCTATGCAGCGTCATGGGGCGATGATTCGTGATAAACTGGCTTGGGATGAATATTGGCGCTGGGATAGTGATGATATTATTGCTGCTGTTTATTATAACAAAAATCATAAGCCCCTTGGATATCTAATTTACTATATAAGAAATGATATATTTTATATTAAGGAATTGATTTATCTAAATACTGAAGCACATCATGGAATTTGGAATTATATAAGTGCACATTATTCTATGGTAAAGGAAGTAAAAGGTAATAATTACTCTGGAGAACCAATGGCTTTTTTATTTGAAGATAGTGAAATCGTTGAAAAAATCGAGCCATATTTCATGGCAAGAATTATAGACGTACAAGAATTTATTTTAAGATATCCTTTTTTAGTCAAATTACAAAAATTAAATCTTAATTTTAAAATAAATGATTCTATAGCTAAATGGAATAATGGAGTTTTTAATGTTTATTGGAATGGAGAAGAAACAATTTGTCAAAAAACTAATGACATTCGTGCAGCTAATTTGGTAGAAATGGATATTCAGACATTTACAACTATGCTTATGGGATATAAGCGTCCTACATTTTTATATGAATGTGGAAGGATACAGACAGAATATTATATGCTAAGAATTTTAGAACAATTGATACCAGTAGAAAAACCTTACTTTTCAGATTATTTTTAA
- a CDS encoding diguanylate cyclase, whose protein sequence is MKKRFIVKIYLILSIFTVLIPTSSIILAQQKIIPSFDRWRINNFTFFLLVTLSISIIPTLFLVNKITRIYVKIKEIKNNLNMKNEKKLNKFKLKNIDFFFEEIDKISREARILQFENRILYDTALAIHSTASFQELLDTILARLTTHINADFGLIFLLENDELRLKAYSNIFDQDIEKTSFRIGEGLVGWSVHKGEGILTRDVQNDYRYIRCINYTKAQITIPIKMYERILGVLVLGSKKSSDFNESDFKLINTISGEIGLAINNAQLTEHLKKENENNQMLFKLTKKITSSVELNKVAEIGVKTIIGVINVKSCVLAILEEGNEDVLKIISSYGTDKEKSQFLELKETIREAFTEKRSVEQKIDTGYVYSIPILSKENCIGILHINTENILTIEEIELINSAVTSLSSALENAFLYKSVETLAIRDGLTSTYNRRYFQDVIDEYTKKAQINNEDLSLVMLDVDNFKKYNDTYGHIVGDFILKKIANIMENSLRHDDIISRYGGDEFIIILPNTKIEEAKIIMENIRDSISSYKFEIDDEKKEVEEEKVAELKEVIEVEGKKGNMFKGENLFNNNFKNWIIEKVGLNQFNRTSQSFNVTISVGISSLMHTNYDKEMLIKNADKSSLESKRKGKNQVSICMPELN, encoded by the coding sequence GTGAAAAAAAGATTCATAGTTAAAATATACTTAATTCTTAGTATTTTTACTGTATTAATCCCCACATCATCAATTATTTTGGCTCAGCAAAAAATAATTCCTTCTTTTGATAGGTGGAGAATTAACAATTTTACTTTCTTTTTGCTAGTTACATTATCTATTTCTATTATTCCTACTTTATTTTTAGTTAATAAAATAACAAGAATATATGTAAAAATTAAAGAAATAAAAAATAATTTAAATATGAAAAATGAAAAAAAATTAAATAAATTTAAATTAAAAAACATTGATTTTTTCTTTGAAGAAATAGATAAAATAAGTAGAGAAGCACGGATACTGCAGTTTGAAAATAGAATTTTGTATGATACAGCGTTGGCAATACACAGTACAGCCTCTTTTCAAGAGTTATTAGATACAATATTGGCTAGGCTTACAACTCATATAAATGCAGATTTTGGTTTAATATTTTTATTAGAAAATGATGAACTTAGGCTAAAAGCATATTCTAATATTTTTGATCAAGATATAGAAAAAACAAGCTTTAGAATAGGAGAAGGGCTTGTAGGATGGTCTGTTCATAAAGGCGAAGGAATACTAACTCGAGATGTGCAAAATGATTATCGTTATATACGTTGTATTAACTATACAAAAGCTCAAATTACCATTCCTATAAAAATGTACGAAAGAATACTTGGGGTTCTGGTTTTAGGAAGTAAAAAATCTTCTGATTTTAATGAGTCAGATTTTAAACTAATTAATACAATATCAGGTGAAATTGGACTTGCAATAAATAATGCTCAATTAACAGAACATCTTAAAAAAGAAAATGAAAATAATCAAATGCTTTTTAAATTAACCAAAAAAATAACATCTTCTGTAGAATTAAATAAAGTAGCTGAAATTGGTGTTAAAACAATAATAGGTGTTATAAACGTTAAATCTTGTGTTTTAGCAATATTAGAAGAAGGCAACGAAGATGTTTTAAAGATTATTTCATCATATGGAACAGATAAAGAAAAATCACAATTTTTAGAATTGAAAGAAACTATAAGAGAGGCATTTACTGAAAAACGATCTGTTGAACAAAAAATAGATACTGGATATGTATATTCCATTCCAATATTGTCTAAAGAAAACTGCATAGGGATTTTACATATAAATACAGAAAATATATTAACTATAGAAGAAATTGAACTTATTAATAGTGCAGTAACTTCTTTATCTAGTGCGTTAGAGAATGCTTTTTTATATAAAAGTGTAGAGACTTTAGCCATAAGAGATGGATTAACGAGTACGTATAATCGCCGTTATTTTCAAGATGTAATTGATGAATATACTAAGAAAGCTCAAATAAATAATGAAGATTTATCGTTAGTAATGTTAGATGTAGATAATTTTAAAAAATATAATGATACTTATGGACATATAGTAGGAGATTTTATCTTAAAAAAGATTGCAAACATTATGGAGAACTCTTTAAGACATGATGATATAATATCCAGATATGGTGGTGATGAATTTATTATTATTTTACCTAATACTAAGATTGAAGAAGCAAAAATTATTATGGAAAATATACGAGATTCAATCTCTTCTTATAAATTTGAAATTGATGATGAAAAGAAAGAAGTAGAAGAAGAGAAAGTTGCAGAGTTAAAAGAAGTTATAGAAGTAGAAGGTAAAAAGGGTAATATGTTCAAAGGTGAGAATTTATTTAATAATAATTTTAAAAATTGGATTATTGAAAAAGTGGGATTAAATCAATTTAATCGTACTTCTCAATCTTTCAATGTTACAATTAGTGTAGGAATAAGTTCTTTGATGCATACTAATTACGATAAAGAAATGTTGATAAAGAATGCTGATAAATCATCTTTAGAATCAAAACGAAAAGGAAAGAATCAAGTAAGTATATGTATGCCTGAATTGAATTAA